From a region of the Notolabrus celidotus isolate fNotCel1 chromosome 14, fNotCel1.pri, whole genome shotgun sequence genome:
- the ccdc153 gene encoding coiled-coil domain-containing protein 153 isoform X1: protein MSKCARAKKEKKLSQSGCDWLLIKSISYQSSWTASTMATHSATTEQQATNAHPCMLVCPFSEQSYSVCAGSLQARKMPPKKKTKKTTKKIPEKCQNDLEAKYKRSILDVAVLQDHIALQCESVKKVQSDRVDLRRRMRDVEQKLQHERQDHRDVNSDLSRQYKTMQTELSSKVKRLEKEVSQLKEELALCQGEQKKEKREREHVEQQKDAIISDLKHKLDNMETDYEKILHETLDSLTSQLSVTRQGWKGESTELHQNHKDMLFEFGLNAADI, encoded by the exons ATGTCCAAGTGTGCACGagctaaaaaggaaaaaaagctaTCCCAGTCAGGGTGTGATTGGCTGCTGATAAAGTCAATCAGCTATCAATCAAGCTGGACAGCTAGTACCATGGCAACTCACTCAGCAACCACAGAACAGCAAGCAACAAATGCTCATCCCTGTATGTTAGTGTGTCCATTCAGTGAGCAAAGCTatagtgtgtgtgcagggagcCTCCAAGCAAGAAAAATGCccccaaagaaaaaaacaaaaaagaccaCAAAGAAGATTCcagaaaaat GTCAAAATGACTTGGAAGCAAAGTATAAGCGCAGCATTCTGGATGTAGCTGTCCTACAGGACCATATTG CATTGCAGTGTGAGTCTGTAAAAAAGGTACAGTCTGATAGAGTCGACCTGAGGAGACGCATGAGAGACGTGGAGCAGAAGCTGCAGCACGAGAGACAAGACCACAGGGACGTCAACTCTG ACCTCAGTCGACAGTACAAAACCATGCAGACGGAGCTGAGCAGCAAGGTGAAGAGGCTGGAGAAGGAGGTCAGCCAACTGAAAGAGGAACTTG CCTTGTGTCAGGGTgaacagaagaaagagaaaagagagcggGAACATGTTGAACAGCAGAAGGATGCCATTATATCTGACCTCAAACACAAGCTGGACAACATGGAGACGGACTATGAGAAGATCCTGCAT GAGACTCTTGACAGCCTGACTTCCCAGCTGTCTGTGACTCGACAGGGATGGAAGGGCGAGAGCACAGAGCTTCATCAAAACCACAAGGACATGCTCTTTGAATTTGGCCTGAATGCTGCAGACATCTAA
- the ccdc153 gene encoding coiled-coil domain-containing protein 153 isoform X2, whose amino-acid sequence MSKCARAKKEKKLSQSGCDWLLIKSISYQSSWTASTMATHSATTEQQATNAHPCMLVCPFSEQSYSVCAGSLQARKMPPKKKTKKTTKKIPEKCQNDLEAKYKRSILDVAVLQDHIALQCESVKKVQSDRVDLRRRMRDVEQKLQHERQDHRDVNSDLSRQYKTMQTELSSKVKRLEKEVSQLKEELALCQGEQKKEKREREHVEQQKDAIISDLKHKLDNMETDYEKILHLGSQ is encoded by the exons ATGTCCAAGTGTGCACGagctaaaaaggaaaaaaagctaTCCCAGTCAGGGTGTGATTGGCTGCTGATAAAGTCAATCAGCTATCAATCAAGCTGGACAGCTAGTACCATGGCAACTCACTCAGCAACCACAGAACAGCAAGCAACAAATGCTCATCCCTGTATGTTAGTGTGTCCATTCAGTGAGCAAAGCTatagtgtgtgtgcagggagcCTCCAAGCAAGAAAAATGCccccaaagaaaaaaacaaaaaagaccaCAAAGAAGATTCcagaaaaat GTCAAAATGACTTGGAAGCAAAGTATAAGCGCAGCATTCTGGATGTAGCTGTCCTACAGGACCATATTG CATTGCAGTGTGAGTCTGTAAAAAAGGTACAGTCTGATAGAGTCGACCTGAGGAGACGCATGAGAGACGTGGAGCAGAAGCTGCAGCACGAGAGACAAGACCACAGGGACGTCAACTCTG ACCTCAGTCGACAGTACAAAACCATGCAGACGGAGCTGAGCAGCAAGGTGAAGAGGCTGGAGAAGGAGGTCAGCCAACTGAAAGAGGAACTTG CCTTGTGTCAGGGTgaacagaagaaagagaaaagagagcggGAACATGTTGAACAGCAGAAGGATGCCATTATATCTGACCTCAAACACAAGCTGGACAACATGGAGACGGACTATGAGAAGATCCTGCAT cTTGGGTCACAGTAG